A single window of Vibrio sp. SCSIO 43137 DNA harbors:
- a CDS encoding YecA family protein: MELISLPSDWQGESEYFLEGAILASNFAVKPLEPEAWCQQAGVDADEASSLLVSQINKQHNLLQRNEYSVSHLQQSQLAEVARGFFSVWPVVEQQYQSVTLNDGSLRMLQALLTTFMLLIDEQQTLSEMEQAGVTPLPELSQLLSQIDLMISEVAQSADENMLGGKAQSVNPFKQVGRNDPCPCGSGKKFKRCCAK; encoded by the coding sequence ATGGAATTAATCAGTTTGCCGTCAGACTGGCAGGGTGAATCAGAGTACTTTCTGGAAGGTGCAATTTTAGCCTCCAATTTTGCTGTTAAACCCCTTGAGCCGGAGGCCTGGTGTCAGCAGGCTGGCGTGGATGCTGATGAAGCGTCTTCTCTTTTGGTTTCTCAAATCAATAAGCAACACAACTTGTTACAGCGGAACGAGTATTCTGTTTCTCATCTGCAGCAGAGCCAGCTGGCAGAAGTTGCCAGAGGGTTTTTCTCCGTCTGGCCGGTTGTAGAACAGCAGTATCAGTCAGTGACATTAAATGATGGTTCCCTGCGTATGCTACAGGCACTGCTGACGACCTTTATGTTATTGATTGATGAGCAGCAGACGTTAAGTGAAATGGAGCAGGCAGGTGTTACTCCGCTGCCTGAGTTATCTCAGTTGCTTAGTCAGATAGATCTAATGATTTCAGAAGTCGCTCAGTCAGCAGACGAAAACATGCTGGGAGGTAAAGCTCAGAGTGTTAACCCGTTTAAGCAGGTGGGAAGAAATGACCCTTGTCCGTGCGGTAGCGGTAAAAAGTTTAAGCGCTGCTGCGCCAAATAA
- the apbC gene encoding iron-sulfur cluster carrier protein ApbC, with protein MSIFESKKSVCQWLNQFQHPLLIEGWSDDNRIVKLLKSGKVEINLPFASASLMSSLQEWLNSSGEDTSKVEVKLNVAAMETQVQSELKNVKNIIAVTSAKGGVGKSTSAVNLALALQAQGAKVGLLDADIYGPSVPMMLDKEDETPDVRDGQYMIPIEAYGLYTNSIGYLVDKSEAAIWRGPMASKALSQLLNETDWPELDYLVIDMPPGTGDVQLTLSQNIPVTGAVIVTTPQDLALADVRKGLAMFEKVAVPVLGIVENMSYHICANCGEKEYIFGTNGAVKMAQEFGSSLLAQVPLHISMREDIDQGKPTVVSRPDSEHSQIYLALAEKVTSQMYWTGRARPESIPFMELK; from the coding sequence ATGTCCATATTCGAATCCAAGAAGTCTGTCTGTCAGTGGCTGAACCAGTTTCAGCACCCTTTGCTTATTGAAGGCTGGAGTGACGATAACCGTATCGTTAAGCTGCTGAAAAGCGGTAAGGTTGAAATTAATCTGCCATTTGCTTCTGCGTCGCTGATGAGTTCACTACAAGAGTGGCTCAATAGCAGTGGCGAAGATACGTCAAAGGTAGAGGTAAAACTGAACGTTGCAGCGATGGAGACTCAGGTTCAGTCAGAACTGAAAAATGTAAAGAACATCATTGCGGTGACTTCGGCTAAGGGCGGTGTCGGCAAATCAACCTCAGCGGTTAATCTGGCGCTGGCGCTTCAGGCGCAGGGAGCGAAAGTTGGCCTTCTCGATGCCGATATTTACGGCCCTTCCGTACCTATGATGTTAGACAAAGAAGATGAAACGCCCGATGTACGTGACGGCCAGTATATGATCCCTATTGAAGCCTATGGTCTGTATACCAACTCTATCGGTTATCTTGTCGATAAGTCAGAGGCGGCCATCTGGAGAGGGCCTATGGCGTCCAAAGCCCTGAGTCAGCTTTTAAACGAAACTGACTGGCCTGAGCTGGACTATCTGGTGATCGATATGCCGCCGGGAACCGGTGATGTGCAACTTACCCTTTCGCAGAATATTCCGGTAACCGGAGCCGTTATTGTCACTACTCCGCAAGATCTGGCTCTGGCTGATGTAAGGAAAGGGCTGGCCATGTTTGAAAAGGTGGCGGTGCCGGTACTGGGCATTGTCGAGAATATGAGTTATCACATCTGCGCAAACTGTGGTGAGAAAGAGTATATCTTCGGCACTAACGGTGCAGTAAAAATGGCGCAGGAGTTTGGTAGTTCACTGCTGGCTCAGGTTCCTCTGCATATCTCTATGCGTGAAGATATTGATCAGGGTAAGCCAACGGTTGTTTCCAGACCTGATAGTGAGCACTCACAAATTTATTTAGCGCTGGCAGAAAAAGTCACCAGCCAGATGTACTGGACAGGCAGAGCAAGACCGGAAAGCATTCCTTTTATGGAACTGAAGTAA
- the metG gene encoding methionine--tRNA ligase has protein sequence MATDPRKLLVTCALPYANGSIHLGHMLEHIQADIWVRYQRLRGNSVNFICADDAHGTPIMLKAQQMGVTPEEMIAAVSEEHQKDFAGFDISFDNYHSTHSDENRELASLIYTRLKENGFITSRTISQLFDPEKEMFLPDRFVKGTCPKCKSEDQYGDNCDSCGETYSPTDLIDPKSAVSGATPVMKDSEHFFFDLPQFESMLKEWTRSGSLQAETANKMQEWFESGLQQWDISRDAPYFGFEIPGEKNKFFYVWLDAPIGYMGSFKNLCDKRGDLDFDEYWNKDSKTELYHFIGKDIVYFHSLFWPAMLEGSGFRKPNNVFVHGYVTVNGAKMSKSKGTFIKAATYLDHLDPECLRYYYAAKLNSRIDDLDLNLEDFTQRVNSDVVNKIVNLASRNAGFISKRFEGKLSANFAEPELYQEFADAAEKIGDLYESREFGRAIREITALADKANQYVDEKAPWVIAKQEGKDQELQDICSVGINLFRVLMTYLKPVMPELAARTEAFLNQELNWQAIAQPLTDHEISKFKALFNRIDPKKVEAMIEASKEDAAAEKAATEKATETELSKDPIADEIEFDDFAKVDLRIAKIVACEEVPKANKLLKLQLDIGGETRQVFAGIKSAYKPEDLIGKHTVMVANLKARKMKFGMSEGMVLAAGPGGEDLWILEPHQGAKPGMRVM, from the coding sequence ATGGCAACTGATCCAAGAAAACTTTTGGTAACTTGTGCCCTTCCGTACGCTAACGGCTCTATCCATCTGGGACATATGCTCGAGCATATTCAGGCAGATATCTGGGTTCGTTATCAGCGTCTTAGAGGCAACTCGGTAAACTTCATCTGTGCAGACGATGCCCACGGCACCCCGATTATGTTGAAAGCACAACAGATGGGCGTTACGCCAGAAGAGATGATCGCTGCAGTAAGTGAAGAGCATCAGAAAGATTTCGCCGGTTTTGATATCAGTTTTGACAACTATCACAGCACCCATAGTGATGAAAACCGCGAACTTGCATCACTGATCTACACCCGTCTGAAAGAGAATGGCTTTATTACCAGCCGCACTATTTCTCAGCTGTTTGACCCTGAGAAAGAGATGTTTCTGCCGGATCGCTTTGTAAAAGGCACCTGCCCTAAGTGTAAATCTGAAGATCAGTATGGTGATAACTGCGACAGCTGCGGTGAGACTTACAGCCCGACAGATCTTATCGATCCTAAGTCGGCTGTTTCAGGCGCGACACCGGTAATGAAGGATTCAGAGCATTTCTTCTTCGACCTTCCGCAGTTTGAAAGCATGCTAAAGGAGTGGACTCGTTCCGGTTCTCTTCAGGCAGAAACGGCCAACAAGATGCAGGAGTGGTTTGAGTCCGGACTGCAACAGTGGGATATCTCCCGCGACGCACCATACTTCGGTTTTGAAATTCCGGGTGAGAAGAACAAGTTTTTCTACGTATGGCTGGACGCACCTATCGGCTATATGGGCTCATTTAAGAACCTGTGTGACAAGCGCGGTGATCTGGACTTTGATGAGTACTGGAACAAAGACAGCAAAACAGAACTTTACCACTTTATCGGTAAAGATATCGTCTACTTCCACAGCCTGTTCTGGCCTGCAATGCTGGAAGGCTCTGGCTTTCGTAAACCAAACAACGTGTTTGTACACGGCTATGTAACGGTTAACGGTGCGAAAATGTCTAAGTCTAAAGGGACATTTATTAAAGCAGCTACCTATCTTGATCACCTTGATCCTGAGTGTCTGCGTTACTACTACGCCGCTAAGCTGAACAGCAGAATCGATGATCTGGATCTCAACCTTGAAGACTTTACTCAAAGGGTTAACTCAGATGTGGTTAACAAGATTGTTAACCTTGCATCACGCAATGCAGGTTTCATCAGCAAGCGCTTTGAAGGCAAGCTATCTGCAAACTTTGCTGAACCTGAGCTTTATCAGGAATTTGCTGATGCCGCAGAGAAAATCGGTGATCTGTATGAGAGCCGTGAGTTTGGCCGTGCTATCCGCGAAATCACTGCGCTGGCAGACAAAGCTAACCAATATGTAGACGAGAAAGCCCCTTGGGTTATTGCTAAGCAGGAAGGTAAAGATCAGGAACTTCAGGATATCTGTTCTGTTGGTATTAACCTGTTCCGCGTTCTGATGACTTATCTTAAGCCTGTTATGCCTGAACTGGCAGCCCGTACAGAAGCCTTCCTGAATCAGGAACTAAACTGGCAGGCTATTGCCCAGCCTCTGACCGATCATGAGATCAGCAAGTTTAAAGCTCTGTTCAACCGCATCGACCCTAAAAAGGTTGAAGCTATGATTGAAGCCTCTAAAGAGGATGCTGCAGCGGAAAAAGCAGCGACAGAGAAAGCGACTGAAACAGAACTAAGCAAAGATCCAATTGCAGATGAAATTGAGTTTGACGATTTCGCTAAAGTGGATCTGCGTATTGCTAAAATTGTTGCCTGTGAAGAGGTACCAAAGGCAAACAAACTGCTGAAGCTACAACTGGATATCGGTGGTGAAACCCGTCAGGTATTTGCCGGTATTAAGTCTGCTTATAAGCCAGAAGACCTCATCGGTAAGCACACTGTAATGGTCGCTAACCTGAAGGCAAGAAAGATGAAGTTCGGCATGTCTGAGGGTATGGTTCTTGCGGCAGGTCCGGGTGGAGAAGATCTTTGGATTCTGGAACCTCATCAAGGTGCCAAACCGGGTATGCGTGTAATGTAA
- the fadR gene encoding fatty acid metabolism transcriptional regulator FadR, which produces MVIKAKSPAGFAEKYIIESIWNGRFPPGSILPAERELSELIGVTRTTLREVLQRLARDGWLTIQHGKPTKVNQFMETSGLHILDTLMTLDADNASGIVEDLLAARTNISPIFMRYAFKANKETSIRTIQSVIESCESLLEADSWDEFVASSPYGEKITQSVKDEGEKDESKRQAMLIAKTFNFYDYMLFQRLAFHSGNQIYGLIFNGLKKLYDRVGNYYFSNPESRALALSFYNELLELCQSGEREKLPVVIRNYGLASGQIWNQMKVELPTDFTEDDH; this is translated from the coding sequence ATGGTCATCAAGGCAAAAAGTCCGGCGGGATTTGCAGAAAAATATATTATTGAAAGCATCTGGAACGGACGCTTTCCACCAGGCTCCATACTGCCAGCAGAGCGCGAGTTATCAGAGTTGATTGGTGTTACACGCACCACATTACGTGAAGTATTACAAAGGCTGGCCAGAGATGGTTGGTTGACTATTCAGCATGGCAAGCCAACTAAAGTAAATCAGTTTATGGAGACCTCAGGTCTACATATTCTGGATACCCTAATGACACTGGATGCGGACAATGCATCGGGAATTGTTGAAGATTTACTTGCGGCACGTACAAATATCAGCCCTATCTTTATGCGTTACGCCTTTAAAGCGAATAAAGAGACCTCTATCCGCACTATTCAGAGTGTGATTGAATCTTGTGAAAGCCTGCTTGAGGCAGATTCATGGGATGAGTTTGTTGCATCTTCTCCTTACGGGGAAAAAATCACTCAGTCAGTTAAAGATGAAGGTGAGAAAGATGAAAGCAAGCGTCAGGCTATGTTAATTGCTAAAACATTTAACTTTTATGATTACATGTTATTTCAGCGACTGGCTTTCCATTCAGGCAACCAGATTTACGGTCTGATATTTAACGGCCTTAAAAAGCTATATGATCGTGTAGGTAACTATTATTTCTCTAATCCGGAATCCCGCGCTTTAGCATTATCATTTTATAATGAGCTGCTGGAACTTTGTCAGTCGGGTGAAAGAGAAAAGTTACCAGTTGTGATTCGTAATTATGGTCTTGCCAGTGGTCAAATCTGGAATCAGATGAAAGTAGAGCTTCCGACGGATTTTACTGAAGACGACCATTAA
- the nhaB gene encoding Na(+)/H(+) antiporter NhaB, producing the protein MPISLGNAFIKNFLGKAPDWYKVTIIAFLVINPIVFFLINPFVAGWLLVIEFIFTLAMALKCYPLQPGGLLAIQAVAIGMTTPAQVMHEIEGNLEVLLLLIFMVAGIYFMKQLLLFIFTKILLGIRSKMLLSAAFCFTAAFLSAFLDALTVIAVVISVAVGFYSIYHKVVSGKGSNASHDHTIDEHLSELTRDDLDNYRAFLRSLLMHAGVGTALGGVTTMVGEPQNLIIADQAGWLFGEFIIRMVPVTLPVFIFGMLTCVLVEKFKVFGYGAELPEHVRNILNDYENEEKKRRTNQDIAKLYVQGAIAVWLIVGLAFHLAAVGLIGLSVIILATSFTGVIEEHSMGKAFEEALPFTALLAVFFSVVAVIIDQHLFTPIISAVLAMEGDTQLSMFYLANGILSMVSDNVFVGTVYINEVKAALINDVITRDQFDLLAVAINTGTNLPSVATPNGQAAFLFLLTSALAPLVRLSYGRMVYMALPYTIVLTIVGLFGITYLLDPMTTWMYDLGWISHHVAGAADAAVNSSGH; encoded by the coding sequence ATGCCGATTTCACTCGGAAACGCCTTTATTAAGAACTTTCTTGGTAAAGCACCCGATTGGTATAAAGTTACCATTATCGCTTTCCTCGTTATTAACCCAATTGTATTTTTTCTGATAAACCCATTTGTTGCTGGTTGGTTGTTGGTCATTGAATTTATTTTCACACTGGCAATGGCACTAAAATGCTACCCGTTACAGCCCGGCGGCCTTCTGGCTATTCAGGCAGTCGCCATTGGAATGACCACACCTGCTCAGGTAATGCATGAGATTGAAGGCAACTTAGAAGTATTGTTGCTGCTTATCTTTATGGTTGCCGGTATCTACTTTATGAAGCAGCTTCTGCTGTTTATCTTTACTAAGATACTTCTGGGCATACGCTCAAAAATGCTGCTTTCTGCCGCCTTCTGTTTTACTGCTGCTTTCCTGTCTGCGTTCCTTGATGCACTGACAGTAATCGCCGTTGTTATCAGTGTTGCTGTTGGTTTCTACTCCATCTACCACAAAGTGGTATCAGGAAAAGGCTCTAACGCTTCACATGATCACACAATAGATGAGCATCTGTCTGAACTGACCCGTGATGACCTAGACAACTACCGTGCATTCTTGCGTTCACTGCTGATGCATGCTGGTGTAGGTACCGCACTTGGTGGTGTAACCACTATGGTAGGTGAACCACAGAACCTGATTATTGCTGATCAGGCAGGCTGGCTGTTTGGTGAATTTATCATTCGTATGGTTCCGGTGACCCTTCCGGTATTTATCTTCGGTATGTTGACTTGTGTTTTGGTCGAGAAGTTTAAAGTATTCGGCTACGGTGCAGAACTTCCGGAGCACGTACGTAACATTCTTAACGATTACGAGAACGAAGAGAAAAAACGCCGTACTAATCAGGATATCGCTAAGCTTTATGTTCAGGGTGCCATCGCTGTCTGGCTGATTGTTGGTCTGGCATTTCACCTTGCAGCAGTAGGTCTGATTGGTCTGTCTGTTATTATTCTGGCAACTTCATTTACCGGTGTGATCGAAGAGCACTCAATGGGTAAAGCATTTGAAGAAGCGCTGCCGTTTACCGCGCTGCTTGCTGTGTTCTTCTCCGTTGTTGCGGTCATTATCGACCAGCACCTGTTCACACCAATCATTAGTGCTGTACTGGCAATGGAAGGTGATACTCAGCTAAGTATGTTCTATCTGGCTAACGGTATTCTTTCAATGGTATCTGACAACGTGTTTGTAGGTACGGTATACATTAATGAAGTTAAAGCTGCCCTGATTAATGATGTTATTACCCGTGACCAGTTTGACCTGCTTGCCGTAGCAATCAACACAGGTACTAACCTGCCTTCAGTTGCAACGCCAAACGGTCAGGCTGCATTCCTGTTCCTGCTGACATCAGCACTTGCACCACTGGTAAGACTCTCATACGGCCGCATGGTTTACATGGCACTGCCATACACCATTGTGCTGACCATAGTAGGTCTGTTCGGTATCACTTATCTGCTTGATCCTATGACAACCTGGATGTATGACCTTGGCTGGATTTCCCACCATGTTGCCGGTGCCGCAGACGCAGCAGTAAATTCTTCTGGTCATTAA
- the dusC gene encoding tRNA dihydrouridine(16) synthase DusC, with product MRVILGPMQGVLDHLMREILTDINDYDLCVTEFVRVVDQKLPQHVFTKLCPELATGSKTAAGTPVHVQLLGQEPEWMAENAIQAEELGAAGIDLNFGCPAKMVNKSRGGAALLKDPQQIYKIVKACRDAVSKEVPVSAKIRLGWENPDDCFEIADAIQSAGASELTIHARTKAGGYRAEEIKWEYINKIRQSVDLPIIANGEIWNYQDGQNCIEVTGIDSLMVCRGAFNVPNLGNVVKYNHQPMNWSQVISLLLKYSQYEIKGDKGLYYPNRVKQWLAYLRQEYTEADELFRNIRKFNKAAPIVEYIEKYQAEYCSAMN from the coding sequence ATGCGCGTAATACTCGGCCCGATGCAGGGCGTACTTGACCACCTGATGCGAGAGATCCTGACTGATATCAATGATTATGATCTCTGCGTTACTGAGTTTGTACGCGTAGTGGATCAGAAGCTGCCTCAACATGTTTTTACTAAGCTCTGCCCTGAGCTCGCCACCGGCTCAAAAACCGCCGCCGGCACGCCTGTACATGTTCAGTTACTGGGACAGGAGCCTGAGTGGATGGCTGAGAATGCGATTCAGGCAGAAGAGTTAGGCGCAGCAGGAATTGACCTGAATTTTGGCTGCCCGGCCAAAATGGTGAATAAAAGCCGTGGCGGCGCGGCGCTGCTGAAAGATCCGCAGCAGATCTACAAAATAGTAAAAGCGTGTCGTGATGCAGTCAGTAAAGAGGTTCCTGTTAGCGCCAAAATTCGCCTTGGCTGGGAAAACCCCGATGACTGCTTCGAGATTGCAGATGCGATTCAGTCAGCCGGAGCCAGCGAGCTAACCATTCACGCCAGAACTAAAGCAGGCGGTTACCGGGCTGAAGAAATTAAGTGGGAGTATATCAACAAGATCAGGCAGTCTGTTGACCTTCCTATTATTGCCAACGGTGAAATCTGGAACTATCAGGACGGCCAGAACTGTATTGAAGTAACGGGAATAGATTCGCTAATGGTGTGCAGAGGCGCATTTAACGTACCTAATCTGGGCAATGTGGTTAAGTATAACCATCAGCCGATGAACTGGTCTCAGGTGATTTCACTATTGCTGAAATATTCTCAGTACGAAATTAAAGGCGATAAAGGGCTCTATTATCCCAACAGGGTAAAACAGTGGCTCGCCTACCTGAGACAAGAGTATACCGAGGCCGATGAGCTGTTCCGCAATATCCGCAAGTTTAATAAAGCGGCGCCAATTGTTGAGTATATTGAAAAATATCAGGCTGAGTACTGCTCTGCCATGAACTGA
- the dsbB gene encoding disulfide bond formation protein DsbB has protein sequence MNFLSPVKAFSQSRLSWLLLFAFSFAFLLCALYFQHGMNLEPCVMCIYERVAMISIGLAALIGMVKPKNSAVRWLGLAAWGASAYKGMMLAIEHVGYQTNIFATCEPLIFPDWAPLNKWVPWYFEAPGNCSEVVWQFMTLSMPQWLVIIFAGNLVALAVIVLSQFAAKK, from the coding sequence GTGAATTTTCTCTCTCCGGTTAAAGCCTTTTCCCAGTCCCGTCTCTCCTGGTTACTGCTGTTCGCTTTTAGTTTCGCCTTCCTTCTTTGTGCCCTCTACTTCCAGCACGGCATGAACTTAGAACCCTGCGTAATGTGTATTTATGAAAGGGTTGCAATGATATCCATAGGCCTGGCGGCCTTGATTGGAATGGTTAAGCCGAAAAACAGCGCTGTCCGCTGGCTGGGGCTGGCGGCATGGGGAGCCAGTGCTTATAAGGGAATGATGCTTGCCATTGAGCATGTAGGTTACCAGACCAATATTTTTGCCACCTGTGAGCCGCTTATCTTCCCTGACTGGGCACCACTGAATAAGTGGGTTCCGTGGTACTTCGAAGCACCGGGTAACTGCAGTGAAGTGGTCTGGCAGTTTATGACTCTTTCTATGCCTCAGTGGCTGGTGATTATCTTTGCCGGCAACCTGGTTGCTCTTGCTGTTATTGTTCTGTCGCAGTTTGCAGCGAAAAAATAA